Proteins encoded by one window of Pseudonocardia sp. HH130629-09:
- a CDS encoding SCO6745 family protein has protein sequence MSTAHTARRMHDLLEPICLVTYFADEPNEELAALGHRTYWDGYFASRAAPLGRVPAQVVHAAFYSFAEGEAARHIPSAWATIPPEDSFAAWRRGSVSALHRLLGAERVGSPATTRAADLLTEAAAGAPTEGRVMYAGMRTLPVPTDPLTRLWQSAATLREHRGDGHVTALLAERIGGTEAHILSALDMGIHPPETFGRVHHLPRARLAEVMAGLRHRGLVDDAGWLTDAGREVKARVEAVTDELAAPPYAALSTAELDELVAALEPLSVVMAAAWTP, from the coding sequence ATGTCGACCGCACACACCGCACGCCGCATGCACGACCTGCTCGAACCGATCTGCCTGGTCACCTACTTCGCCGACGAGCCGAACGAGGAGCTGGCCGCGCTGGGCCACCGCACCTACTGGGACGGCTACTTCGCGAGCCGGGCCGCCCCGCTCGGCCGGGTCCCGGCCCAGGTCGTGCACGCGGCCTTCTACAGCTTCGCCGAGGGCGAGGCCGCGCGGCACATCCCCAGCGCCTGGGCGACGATCCCGCCGGAGGACTCCTTCGCCGCGTGGCGGCGGGGCAGCGTGTCGGCCCTGCACCGGCTGCTCGGGGCGGAGCGGGTCGGCTCCCCGGCGACGACCCGCGCCGCCGACCTGCTCACCGAGGCCGCGGCGGGCGCCCCCACCGAGGGCCGGGTGATGTACGCCGGGATGCGCACCCTGCCTGTGCCCACCGACCCGCTGACCCGGCTGTGGCAGTCCGCCGCGACCCTGCGCGAGCACCGCGGCGACGGGCACGTCACCGCGCTGCTCGCCGAGCGGATCGGCGGCACCGAGGCCCACATCCTGTCCGCGCTGGACATGGGCATCCACCCGCCGGAGACCTTCGGGCGTGTGCACCACCTGCCGAGGGCCCGGCTGGCCGAGGTCATGGCCGGACTGCGGCACCGTGGCCTGGTCGACGACGCCGGGTGGCTCACCGACGCGGGCCGGGAGGTCAAGGCGCGCGTCGAGGCCGTGACCGACGAGCTCGCCGCGCCGCCGTACGCGGCCCTGTCCACCGCCGAGCTCGACGAGCTGGTCGCGGCACTGGAGCCGCTGTCCGTGGTGATGGCGGCGGCGTGGACGCCGTGA
- a CDS encoding TetR/AcrR family transcriptional regulator, translating into MPAPVSEEQARLDRDGLLDAAELLFYEHGIRAVGMDRVRSASGLPLKRIYRDFATKEDLVVAVLRRRDERWRGDLAAYVTRVAEPRARLLAVFDWLGEWFAGPGFRGCAWINAYGELGSASEPVLHEVRRHKQLFHRQLGQWTSAAGVDPVEPVSLLAEGAMVTAAIGGSPEPARQARAAVEAMLP; encoded by the coding sequence GTGCCTGCGCCCGTCTCCGAGGAACAGGCCCGTCTCGACCGGGACGGTCTGCTGGACGCGGCCGAGCTCCTGTTCTACGAGCACGGCATCCGGGCCGTTGGGATGGACCGGGTCCGGTCGGCGTCGGGGCTGCCGCTCAAGCGGATCTACCGCGACTTCGCCACCAAGGAGGACCTCGTCGTGGCGGTGCTGCGGCGCCGTGACGAGCGCTGGCGTGGTGACCTGGCGGCGTACGTGACCCGGGTCGCGGAACCCCGTGCGCGGCTGCTGGCCGTCTTCGACTGGCTGGGGGAGTGGTTCGCCGGCCCCGGGTTCCGCGGCTGTGCGTGGATCAACGCCTACGGCGAGCTCGGCAGCGCCTCGGAGCCGGTCCTGCACGAGGTGCGTCGGCACAAGCAGCTGTTCCACCGGCAGCTCGGACAGTGGACGTCGGCGGCGGGGGTGGACCCCGTCGAGCCGGTCAGCCTGCTCGCGGAGGGGGCGATGGTGACCGCCGCGATCGGGGGGAGCCCGGAGCCGGCGCGACAGGCGCGGGCGGCGGTGGAGGCGATGCTGCCCTGA
- a CDS encoding nuclear transport factor 2 family protein, translated as MTEGRPPYPPFTPETARQKVQAAEDAWNTRDPERVAGAYTPDSVWRNRDTFATGREEIVELLRAKWEREQDYALRKSLWAFDDNRIAVRFQYESRDADGQWWRSYGNELWEFDEQGLMRRREASINDVAITEEERRIHGPRPESERGVDIPLR; from the coding sequence ATGACCGAGGGTCGTCCGCCGTACCCGCCGTTCACCCCGGAGACCGCACGGCAGAAGGTCCAGGCCGCCGAGGACGCCTGGAACACCCGCGACCCGGAGCGCGTCGCGGGCGCCTACACACCGGACTCGGTGTGGCGCAACCGGGACACCTTCGCCACCGGCCGGGAGGAGATCGTCGAGCTGCTGAGGGCGAAATGGGAGCGCGAGCAGGACTACGCGCTGCGCAAGAGCCTGTGGGCCTTCGACGACAACCGCATCGCCGTCCGGTTCCAGTACGAGTCCCGCGACGCCGACGGTCAGTGGTGGCGCAGCTACGGCAACGAGCTGTGGGAGTTCGACGAGCAGGGGCTCATGCGGCGCCGCGAGGCCAGCATCAACGACGTCGCGATCACCGAGGAGGAGCGGCGGATCCACGGCCCGCGCCCCGAGTCCGAGCGGGGCGTCGACATCCCGCTGCGGTGA
- a CDS encoding BLUF domain-containing protein: MAEQVHRLIYRSHSTVPGDRRDEVLAEIFDVARSKNKKAGVTGALLISDHWFVQALEGDEAVVTGLFETIREDDRHTEVSVVESTPVAGRVFSRWSMARISASGRSDIPLHDVDGRIRPAAPDQPDREQQELLTRMRNTIGADSV, encoded by the coding sequence ATGGCCGAGCAGGTCCACCGGTTGATCTACCGCAGCCACAGCACCGTGCCCGGTGACCGTCGCGACGAGGTCCTGGCCGAGATCTTCGACGTGGCCCGGTCGAAGAACAAGAAGGCCGGTGTCACCGGGGCGCTGCTGATCTCCGACCACTGGTTCGTCCAGGCGCTGGAGGGCGACGAGGCGGTGGTGACCGGGCTGTTCGAGACGATCAGGGAGGACGACCGGCACACCGAGGTGTCGGTGGTGGAGTCGACGCCGGTGGCGGGCCGGGTGTTCTCCCGCTGGTCGATGGCCCGTATCTCGGCGAGCGGGCGGTCGGACATCCCGCTGCACGACGTCGACGGTCGCATCCGGCCCGCGGCGCCGGATCAGCCGGACCGCGAGCAGCAGGAGCTCCTCACCCGGATGCGGAACACGATCGGCGCGGACTCGGTCTGA
- a CDS encoding SRPBCC domain-containing protein yields the protein MGRTDRASLLIHVDPPTVFAALTTEEALLRWLAPAGMRSRFERFDMREGGSYRLVLTYDDSSGSPGKSSADSDTSDVRIARIVDGERIVQEVDFESDDPAFHGTMRMEWNLRAVEEGTEVEVVARDVPAGIGARDHAEGITSSLVNLAALLEP from the coding sequence GTGGGCAGAACGGATCGCGCCAGTCTCCTCATCCACGTCGACCCGCCGACCGTCTTCGCGGCTCTGACCACCGAGGAGGCCCTGCTCCGCTGGTTGGCGCCGGCGGGGATGCGGAGCCGGTTCGAGCGGTTCGACATGCGCGAGGGAGGCTCGTACCGGCTCGTCCTGACCTACGACGACTCCTCCGGCTCGCCCGGGAAGTCCTCCGCCGATTCGGACACCTCCGACGTGCGGATCGCCCGGATCGTGGACGGCGAACGGATCGTGCAGGAGGTCGACTTCGAGTCCGACGACCCCGCCTTCCACGGGACCATGCGGATGGAGTGGAACCTGCGCGCCGTCGAGGAGGGGACCGAGGTCGAGGTCGTGGCCCGGGACGTCCCGGCCGGGATCGGCGCCCGGGACCACGCGGAGGGGATCACCTCGTCCCTGGTGAACCTCGCCGCCCTCCTCGAACCGTGA
- the ychF gene encoding redox-regulated ATPase YchF, protein MSLTLGIVGLPNVGKSTLFNALTRNDVLAANYPFATIEPNVGVVPLPDARLGKLSEIFASDKIVPATVSFVDIAGIVKGASEGAGLGNKFLANIRESDAICQVVRVFDDPDVVHVDGRIDAASDIETIATELVLADLQTLEKAVPRLEKEARTQKDRRPVLDAAHAAAAILDEGRTLFQAKADTELLRELTLLTTKPFLYVFNADEAVLTDDARRKELTELVAPARAVFLDAKVEAELLELDDESAAELLESIGQDEPGLAQLARAGFATLGLQTYLTAGPKESRAWTIPQGATAPQAAGVIHTDFERGFIKAEIVSFDDLVAAGSMNAAKAAGKVRMEGKDYVMHDGDVVEFRFNV, encoded by the coding sequence TCACCCTCGGCATCGTCGGTCTGCCCAACGTCGGCAAGTCGACCCTGTTCAACGCGTTGACCCGGAACGACGTGCTCGCCGCGAACTACCCGTTCGCGACGATCGAGCCCAACGTCGGCGTGGTCCCGCTGCCCGACGCGCGCCTGGGTAAGCTGTCGGAGATCTTCGCGTCGGACAAGATCGTCCCGGCGACGGTGTCGTTCGTCGACATCGCCGGCATCGTCAAGGGCGCGTCCGAGGGCGCGGGCCTGGGCAACAAGTTCCTCGCGAACATCCGCGAGTCCGACGCGATCTGCCAGGTCGTGCGCGTCTTCGACGACCCGGACGTGGTGCACGTCGACGGCCGCATCGACGCCGCGAGCGACATCGAGACGATCGCGACCGAGCTGGTCCTGGCCGATCTGCAGACCCTGGAGAAGGCGGTCCCGCGGCTGGAGAAGGAGGCCCGCACGCAGAAGGACCGCCGCCCGGTCCTCGACGCCGCGCACGCAGCCGCCGCGATCCTCGACGAGGGCCGGACCCTGTTCCAGGCGAAGGCCGACACCGAGCTGCTGCGCGAGCTGACCCTGCTCACCACGAAGCCGTTCCTCTACGTCTTCAACGCCGACGAGGCCGTCCTCACCGACGACGCGCGCCGCAAGGAGCTCACCGAGCTCGTCGCTCCGGCCCGGGCCGTGTTCCTCGACGCCAAGGTCGAGGCCGAGCTGCTGGAGCTCGACGACGAGTCGGCGGCCGAGCTGCTGGAGTCGATCGGGCAGGACGAGCCGGGCCTGGCCCAGCTGGCCCGCGCCGGGTTCGCCACCCTCGGGCTGCAGACCTACCTCACCGCCGGGCCCAAGGAGTCGCGCGCCTGGACGATCCCGCAGGGCGCTACCGCGCCGCAGGCGGCCGGGGTGATCCACACCGACTTCGAGCGGGGCTTCATCAAGGCCGAGATCGTCTCCTTCGACGACCTGGTCGCCGCGGGGTCGATGAACGCCGCGAAGGCCGCGGGGAAGGTGCGGATGGAGGGGAAGGACTACGTCATGCACGACGGCGACGTGGTCGAGTTCCGTTTCAACGTCTGA